From one Perca flavescens isolate YP-PL-M2 chromosome 4, PFLA_1.0, whole genome shotgun sequence genomic stretch:
- the mitfa gene encoding melanocyte inducing transcription factor a, translating into MEVLKVQAHLENPTKYHIQQAQRQQVRQYLSTTLVGKVGSQCPSQPPEHGMPPGPGSSAPNSPMALLTLSSNCEKEMDDVIDDIISLESSYNEDVLGLMDPGLQMNNPLSVSENLLDVYGNQGLPLPGLAISNSCPSNIKRKYTAPGMKQVLDKHESCGLYENYQRPEGFPVEAEVRALAKERQKKDNHNLIERRRRFNINDRIKELGTLIPKSNDPDMRWNKGTILKASVDYIRRLQREQQRAKELECRQRKLEHGNRHLMLRIQELEIQARAHGLTVVPSSSVCTSDLIGRAIKQEHALGDCPADLYQHSSAPDMSPPTTLDLNNGTITFDQIPADAGDPDRYGTPRTCKMKEFVRDTLSPISTSDPLLSSMSPDGSNHGSSRHSSSSSMDEKEHGC; encoded by the exons ATGGAAGTTCTAAAG GTGCAGGCCCACCTGGAGAATCCCACCAAGTATCACATCCAGCAGGCTCAGAGGCAGCAGGTGAGGCAGTATCTGTCCACCACCCTGGTGGGTAAAGTCGGCAGCCAGTGCCCCAGCCAGCCCCCTGAGCACGGCATGCCACCCGGGCCTGGCAGCAGCGCCCCCAACAGTCCCATGGCCCTGCTCACACTCAGCTCCAACTGTGAGAAAGAG ATGGATGATGTCATTGATGATATTATTAGCTTGGAGTCAAGTTACAATGAAGATGTTCTTGGACTTATGGATCCAGGACTCCAAATGAACAACCCG CTCTCTGTGTCTGAAAACCTTCTCGATGTGTACGGCAACCAAGGACTTCCACTCCCGGGCCTCGCCATCAGCAACTCCTGTCCATCCAACATTAAGAGAAAATACACAG CTCCTGGCATGAAGCAAGTACTGGACAAGCATGAATCCTGTGGCCTGTACGAAAACTATCAAAGGCCAGAGGGCTTTCCAGTAG AGGCTGAAGTCCGTGCTCTTgctaaagagagacagaagaaagaCAACCACAACTTAA TTGAACGAAGACGGAGATTCAACATCAACGATCGCATCAAAGAACTGGGAACCTTGATACCCAAGTCAAATGATCC AGACATGCGTTGGAATAAGGGCACCATTCTAAAAGCCTCAGTGGACTATATCAGGAGGCTACAGCGGGAGCAGCAGAGAGCCAAGGAGCTGGAGTGCAGACAGAGGAAGCTGGAGCACGGAAACCGCCATCTAATGCTTCGTATACAG GAGTTGGAGATCCAGGCCCGTGCTCATGGTCTTACAGTTGTTCCGTCCTCATCCGTCTGCACATCGGATTTGATTGGCCGAGCCATTAAACAAGAACACGCCCTCGGCGACTGCCCAGCTGACCTCTACCAGCACAGCTCGGCTCCAGACATGTCACCTCCAACCACACTGGACCTCAACAACGGCACCATCACCTTCGACCAGATTCCTGCAGACGCCGGGGATCCTGATCGCTATGGAACCCCCAGGACCTGTAAAATGAAGGAATTTGTAAGGGACACCCTGTCGCCAATATCCACAAGTGATCCCCTGCTGTCCTCGATGTCCCCAGATGGCTCCAACCACGGTAGCAGCCGGCACAGTTCCAGCTCTAGTATGGATGAGAAGGAGCATGGCTGTTAG